A window of Fusarium musae strain F31 chromosome 1, whole genome shotgun sequence genomic DNA:
AGCGGTAGTCTGCAGACCCTCGGCCTCTTCGTCGGTCAACTTCTCAAAGGGCACGAACTTGTCAGACTCGTTGGAATGAACTAAGTCCCAGAAATATCGTTTCACGTCAACTTGGCCAATGGTCTCGGCTTCTCGAGGAGATCGGTTCGCTCGCAGTGTGAGGTATGTCTCGGTCTCAAGGTGTGGCATGGACGTGACGTCGTAGGCAGCGAGATAGGTGGGTTCTTGACCATCCGTCGCTTTATATCGAAGACCGTTGGAGAAGAtctgaggaagacgaagTCGGGTCGGGCCGTGCTCGTTATTATACCACTCGTGGAATTGGTCTAGAGACAGCCCAGGCTTGGGCTGCATCGTGACGTAGAGGTTACCAGGAGGAGACATTGTGATCGTGCTTCAAATTGAGAGCTGTAGTTGAGGAGAGAAGCTCAATGTGAGGTTGTCCAGTCATTATAAAGCGCCCTCAGGCCCTTTCGGAAGAACGATTTACATGACGGGAGGTGGAGCGGGAGTTTTCGATTCGGCTCGGCAGATGGAACCGGGAACGTAGCGGGGTGTACACTGTAGGTATAAATGTTTACCCCGCCACTCACCGAGAGGTCACCGTGAATACGGGGTCCACACCGGGAGCACACCGAGAGGTCATCGCGACCTAGCAGCGAGCGCGCAGCTACTTCGCATCGAGCCCATCTATGTGAATGTACTGTGAAGATAAGAAATCCATGGCAGCGCAATATTGCGCCGTGTCATTTTAGGGCATTTGTGTATGGCCCTCGCCTGCAATTGTCCATGCCAGTGCTGAGCAGTGCTTAACTCTGCACTTTCTCTCATTACGAAGCCATTGATTGTTCTGTGATATGTTCGGattcctctctctctttctcctcctcactctCTCCGTTTCTCTCTCTCGTTCTTTTGTCTGGCACTGTATATTATACCAGGATATATCAGCAGTCGGCCTCCCGCATGAAGTATCCCGTTCATCCAATCTATTGTTCCCGTCGGTTATCACAATCTGCATCTATCCACATCGAGCGACACTGAGGACTCGATCTCGTACATAGCGCCGCCAATCAACTCATTTGCCCGCCTCTTGAAACATTACAATGTGTCCATTGGGATGCGCTAGGAAGCTCATGTGAGAGTCAGCCGCCACATGCGGACGTGCCAACGAAATTAACGGTTTTCAGACCTCGCATCCTGTGTCAAATACATTCAAGTCACCTTTTCTGTTACTCTTCTGTTTCTACTCGTGCGCAAAGTTGTTGAACCACTCAAGGCTGGCGGCCTGGTTCGCTTGCGACAATGGAGGTCCTTTGTCGAAATGTCCCTCAGGACTTGTCAGAAGAGGGCTTCATACAAGAACTCATGCCATTCATGAAAGCTTTGAACATCACGGACTTTTATTGCGAAAAGCCAAAGGGAAGGCCCCGAGCATGGATCAAATTCCTCAGCCCCGGCGATGGCTACTCGTTTCTTGAAAGACACGGCAAACAACAGCGTCACGACCAACCACAGAAGGAAAACATCAACCCCCGATATCCTTTCAAGACCAACTTCAGACCAAAGGATACACCGCGTCTACATATTCTCAAGACAGCTGtgtttgttgagaagagtACTCGCGCTCTCGACAAGCATTCCATTGCACATCTCAAACATGAACGCGAAAAGAAGCAACaaaaggctgctgctgccgccgccgctGCGGCTACCACCACTAAAGACCGGCAGGCTCCAGATAGAGCCTTCattatcaacagcatcagTTGTGGTGGCAACACTTTTCGTGGTCCTGAACAGGTAATCACCTTCATTGAGCACAACAATCTGATCCTGGTCGGCGACGTTATTGGCAAGTTCACGCCGCAGTGGTTGACAGTCTACGACGAAGACGGATACCGTATGGATTTTCACAATGACACTATTCAGGATCTTATTGCTAGTCGCAATGATGCATCCAtcaccttggtcttgactgAACCTCCAAAAATGTACTCTCCTCATAAGTCAGACAATCCTAATCAGGCGTGGAAACGAGTACAGGGTTTGGTCAGCTGGGGGCTCATTCGCGAATACTCGTCATCTTGCCTTGTCTACCgcatcttcttcacttccTTAAACGACATGACCGAAGTCCTCCGGTCTGTGAAGCATCGAGATATTCTCGCCGTCACTTATCACGATCTCCCATCCGTTCTGTGGTCATACATGGAACCAGAGAGCAACCATTTCCTCGGCCGCCAGCAATTTACAGAGAAGGCTAAGCGCCTGCTGGCATCAGGAAATGTCCACTtcgctctcctcttccaagtccaagctctGGTCTGGAACAACTACATCAACCCCGCGAGCGGCATAGAACTGCTACATATCCTCAATAAGGTCATTAAGGATGCtaaagagaagaaagttGCGGCTCCCGTCACTACCGATGCCATGAAGACACTATTGCAGAAAATACCCTACCCTTGTCCTGGCACGGATCCCAATGAGTTGAATGTTGTCACATTGATGGCCAGCATCATGGATAAAGAGTTTGAGGCCAGGGCGGAGAACCCCAAGCGTGACAGAATCTACGGAGCCAAGATTCCAGATCATCAGATCTATATCTTCAAGGCTACGGTGACGCCCACGCGTGTTCTTCTCTCTGGTCCCGAACCCGACAGCAAGAACAGGGTGTTGCGAAAGTATCACGAGAACAATGACTACTTCTTACGCGTGCTCTTctgcgaagaagatggacaggACCTCAACTTTCATCCAAAAGTCGATAACGAACCAATCTTTGCCAGGTTCCGTAATGTCATGGACGAGGGCATCACGATCGCTGGCCGAAAGTTTGATTTCCTGGGTTTCTCCCATTCATCTCTCCGTTCTCACTCCGCCTGGTTCTCTGCACCTTTCACGGATTCGAACTTTGAGCGCCAGACTCCTGCAGCTATTCTGCAAGCCCTGGGAGACTTCAGCGAGATTCGAGTCCCGGCAAAGTGTGCAGCACGAATCGGCCAGGCTTTCTCAGAAACACCATATGCAATCCCAATCCTTGAAACTGGCATAAACTGTCGGTTCATTCCAGATGTCAAATCTGAAGATGGAACCCGCGTATTCAGTGATGGTGTTGGAACGATCTCTAGAGACGCGTTAGAAGAGATTTGGCCTTATCTTTCAATGCGAGCTGCGGCGCCAACATGTCTTCAGATCCGCTGGGGTGGTTGTAAGGGAATGCTTTCTCTTGATACCCGACTCACAGGGAAAGTTTTCTGTATTCGACAGGAGTCAATGATGAAGTTCCCAAGTGACGATCTTAGAGAGCTCGGCATTTGCGACGCTTCATCTAAACCTCTTCGACTCGTTCTCAACCGCCAAAtgatcaagatcttggaagATATGGGGACGTCTAATGACTGGTTCTTCAGACTGCAGAATAACGCTCTTGACATACTGCGCAACGTCACAGCTGATGCGACCAACACGAGCTATTTCCTGGACTATCAGGCTATCGGCGTCAATATGGGACTGCCCAAGTTGGTCAAGCAGTTGCACAAGATGGGCATTGACTACCGCCGGGATAAGTTCCTCAAGTCAGCGGTTGAACATGTTGTCTTGCGAGAACTGAGATTGCTGAAGCACAAGGCCCGCATTCCTGTTGATCAAGGAGTGACCCTTTTTGGTGTCATGGATGAGACGGGTTACCTAAATGCTGGTGAGGTCTTTGTCACCTACGACAAGACACACGGCGTTTACAGAGGTCGTCGTATCAACTCCACGCTGAAAGATGGCCGAATCATTGTCACACGCTCACCAGCTCTTCACCCAGGAGACATCCAGATTGTCAACCAAGTGACCCCTCCACAGGGACACCCTCTACGTAGCTTACAGAACTGTATCGTCTTCAGCCAGAAGGGTGAGCGAGATTTACCTAGTATGCTGAGTGGAGGCGACTTAGACGGTGACCTCTACAACATTATCTGGGACCCAGAAGCATTGCCCGAAAAGTACTACTTACCAGCAGACTACCCAAGAGTTACGCCAAAGCCACTAGATCGCCCAGTCAAGCCCCAGGACATTGCCGACTTTTTCGTTAACTTTATGCGAACTGATATCTTGGGCATGATCGCTACAAGACACGTCGTCTTGGCCGATTATTATGAAGAGGGAACGACACACCCTTACTGCATTTCCCTTGCGGGCATGCATTCTACAGCCGtcgacttctccaagacaGGCATCCCTGTCGATGTAAAAGATCTGCCCAGGAACCCTCCATTCCGTCCTGATTTGTAAGTCCTTTCTGCCTTGCTTAGCAGAAGTATACTGATATATTCTGCAGCCTTGCAACGGCACCGCCTCTGAAGATGTACGAAAAGGGTCAGATCGATCATCTgcatgacgaagatgaagatgacaacgCTGACGATGGCATGGCTCGTTACAAAGCAAAGTATTACGAGTCTGACAAAATTCTCGGTCGACTCTATCGAAatgtcgatgagaagaagatctggGATGAAGACATCCATCGGATTATCAAAACAGCTGGACCCTCTGTTTGGGATCAGTTATTAACCGTTGTTGAAAGCGAGGTAAACAAGTATAAACTTGACGTCGACTGGACACGCAGGTCCAACGAGGCGTGGAAAATTCGAGGCCTGTAAGTTGCAATATCCTTCCACTGGCTCAACGTGCTAACAGTCTCAGCTACGAGTCGACTGTCACCGACAAGATGTGGCACTTTTCAGAAAACCCTCGTGCGCCTCTCACAGAAGTCGAAGTCTTCTGcggcttcatcctcaacaaaCGCGGTGCCCAAACACGCCGCCAAGGCGACTCATCTATCAAactaaaagaagaaatcgaCCGCATCATGACATTGATCGTCAAGCAGATCCGCGATCGCGGTGTAGGTGACGGCGCAGAGACCCTCAGCACAGCCACCGACGCAGACGCAGCTCCTTCGCGCTGGAGAGAAGACGTCGTGGAGCTATGCTGGGCCTGCGTAGCAGTTGCATGTATCAGAAAGGAATCTGCACCGATAGTGTACCACGGAACGGGTGAGCTGGAGAGTTTCAGAATTGTGGCGGCTTGTTGTCTGCTGAAGGAGCTGAATAACCTGGCtaggaagatggagatcaGCGCCGGGGGAGgctttgttggtgttgggcgTGGATCTAGGGGAGGACGTGGGAGAGGCGGTGCCGGTATGATACTTCCCATACGATGATTGAGATTCACGAGATGTACATGCGAGATGTGGTAGATACCAAGACTGCAGAGCGGAGATATGAAGGTTTTTGTAAGAGTTATGTTAGAGCTGGCTCGAGAAGTCGACGATAATGAATAATGAGCATACCTGTTCCATGAAAACACGTTTTCTATAAAACAATTAACAACACTGGCATAGACCATCAGGCGGATTCAGTTGATAACACTGCTTGATAGCATCTTGATCTAAACACTGCTAAGAAAACCGAAACCCGCGAATTTCAACCTATGTATACAATTCCAGCTAGATACAACTAGCGTGAGCGCCGTACCATTTCCTCACACAGCCCAGCCCAACTCAGACCTATAACGATACACACTTGCTGTCAAAAAGAAACCCGCCTAGACCGCGCTGTATCCTCCTCGACTTCCTGTTCCCTGCACCGTGTTGAGAACGCGGCGGATCCAATCCTTAAGTAGATAAGGAATATCGCGGATGGTGTCGCTGTGGGGGAGAAGATCCCAGCCTCGAGCGCCGTAGCGCGTGAAGTTGAtccaggatgagaagatgaggtAGCCGGCGATGCCCAAGAAAGCACTAAATTTGTTAGGGATTCGTAATGGAAGCTGATTGGGGTCACTCACATGATAATGAACCAGGTGAAGAAGCCCCAGTGGGAGCTTGAGgtgtcatcatcgccactACCGCCGTTGTCCTCCGGCTTTTCGCAAGCATACTTAGTGTACCACGTCAAACGCAAAACCTTGGCTttctcctcaagatcaaagctATTCCAGATAAGCGAAGCATTGTCATGCTTCAGCTGGTGCTCGATCATAGACTCGCCCTCAtccttatcatcatcaccatccccTTCCTTCTTATCGTCGTCCGCTCGCTTCTCGTACTGGTCCGAAGTAACCCACTCGCCCTCTGTTCCCTCCTTCTTAGGATCGCATAGGAACTCGATAATGGCCTTTTGTTCGACCTGCTTAATATCACCCTTTTTGAGGGGGTCTCTGCCTCCTGTGAGGACTAGTCGCACGCCCTCTTTGTCCTTATCGGAAGTTGAGTCGCTTGTCTTTAGTCGCGTGGGTGTAGCATCGAATCGAGAGCCGCCGACGTTTTCGAGATTTCCTGCGATAGCGATGATACTCGtaatctcatccttctcctccttctcgccAGGCTTGAGAAGGTGTGTAATACCGCAAACTGGATGTGTTAGTCAGGACTCTGTTATCCCTAGCAGATCTTGTACATACCTCGAGTGCCGTTTGGAcattcttcatccttcttgccgcccttcttcttcaaaggcTTGCATATATCTAACGTATAAGTTGTGTTGTAATGTTCAGGAGGACTGGGCTTAAACCGCGTCGTCAGGACCGAATGCGGTCCACCGAGCTTAGAAAGATCAAAGGTATGGCCATCTGCGCGAATCTTTCCGCAGTCTAGAGTTTCTCCCGCAAACACTGGGGCTGCCAGCAAAGGCAGTAGAAAAGCCAGCAGATCCGGCCGATGCATCGAGAAGAACGTTGATAGATGAAGGCAGAAGTTTGATAAAAAAGAGACGGTTGCTAATCGATGGTGCCGAGATGAATTACCGATGGAGTGGTGGTATCAGAAAGTGCCGTGTAagcttaaaagaaagaagagactcGATAGAATAGATTACAAGCGCGTGCCTAGAACAAGCTGTCaagctgtgctgtgctgtgctgtgtgatgtgatgtgatggatTGGTCACGTTGCCTTGAGCTATCGCGGGTTTGCTAGCGTCATATGAAGCTCCTGTCGTCTTGGCGGTTGTGTCATTGCGCTCAAGGTAGGAGCCCGGTTCCACAAGCACGTGACAGTCTCTGGAGCTCACGAGTCGCCCGCCTAGCTAAACCACATGGCAATATCATTACAATCCCGGGGTAATACtattgtttcttttctttattttctttttattcgTGGTCAATTCTCGGGCTTCGTAAAAGAGATAATgctatttttatagccttgaCCCAGTAAcaactaataaataggacccAGATATTCCAATAACAGCCACAAAAGTAtcaactataaagtctctggCCAGACTGAAATCTCAATAAACTTAATCAATaaggttacctttaggctacagcatctcaagcaacTCTAATCAAGATGAACACGTCGCCTGACCAGCTGAAGAGCTACAAAAAGCTCGACTGACAGGGTCTGCGACTCACCCACAACCTTGACAGAGATAATGCTATGATAGACCATCCCTCATAATAATACAATCAATACCTTCTTCCAACCTGAGCCGTTAACACCAAGAACAGCAACACTTATCACTGTGCTACCTTGTCCAGAACCAAACAGCCaaatgaaaaagaaagaaaccCTTGAACCTGGATGGAAACCTTTCCGAGGGGTATAAACCTGCCCAAACTCATAAACCGTGTAAAAAGAGCATGCTGGTCCAACCTGAACTCCTTTGATGATCGAATCCTCTGCTCCTGTTTGCCGTGACATTAATTCTGCCCACTATTATCTTCTCAGGTCTCGTTCGCGACATCACATTCCCTGGGGACCGCCCATCATTCCATTCATCCCCTGCATTTGCTGCTGCATCTGTtgcatctgctgctgctgctgcatttgctgctgttgcatttgctgttgttgttgctgctgctgctgctgttgctgctgctgcatcatCATTTGTTGTCGGCGCTGCGCCATTGACGCTTGCACAAGACTCTGAGCTTGCCCCATACTCtgtgtcttcatcttctcgatcACGTCTGGTGGAATATGCTCTTGGCCACCGTACTTCTGGGCTACTGCTGGCATCATCCTATTAAAAAGCAGCCTGGCCTGGTGTTGCATTTGTGCCTGAATTGGATTTTGTCCCATTTGTTGCTgaacttgctgctgctgggcctgttgctgctgctgagggctCATCATGTTGCCCTGCTGTTgggcttgctgctgctgacgTTGCTGCTGCATCGCCTGGAAAGCTTGCAGAGTCATACCGTTAGGCATCATCTGTCCGCTAACTTGACGCTGCATGGGACTATTACCCATCTGGCCATTAACTTGGTTCATGCGTATCATCTGCTGGAACTGTGCCTGCACATGAGGAGGGAACGACCGTATCTGGCTGCCCGACATGTTTTGCATTTGCTGGGCATATTGAGCCgccatctgctgctgctgctgctgttggggGCTCATCATGTTACCCTGCTGCTGTGCCTGTTGCGAAGCAATCAACTGCCTTTGCATTGCTGCCAtcatctgctgctgttgctgagggcTCATCTGGCTCATGTTGCCACTGTTAAGACCGTTTTGCATGGccatctgctgctgttgctgcacAGCGCGTTGTTGTGCCAATTGAGCCGCAAATTGTGGGTTCATTTGGTTCATGCCCTggccattcatcatcatgccttGACCAGGCTGCGAGTTCTGTGCCATCATAGCTGGTGGAGGACTTGCCTGGCTCATACGGGGAGTTGCCACCATGGCAGGCCTGTTGATCGGAGTACCTTGCGCCATGTTGGGTGTTGAATGGGGCATTCTTGGAGTGCCAGAGGGATGGCTCTGTTGACTACCCCTGGAAGACATGTTATGAGCCATCGGGACAGACATAGCT
This region includes:
- a CDS encoding hypothetical protein (EggNog:ENOG41), giving the protein MEVLCRNVPQDLSEEGFIQELMPFMKALNITDFYCEKPKGRPRAWIKFLSPGDGYSFLERHGKQQRHDQPQKENINPRYPFKTNFRPKDTPRLHILKTAVFVEKSTRALDKHSIAHLKHEREKKQQKAAAAAAAAATTTKDRQAPDRAFIINSISCGGNTFRGPEQVITFIEHNNLILVGDVIGKFTPQWLTVYDEDGYRMDFHNDTIQDLIASRNDASITLVLTEPPKMYSPHKSDNPNQAWKRVQGLVSWGLIREYSSSCLVYRIFFTSLNDMTEVLRSVKHRDILAVTYHDLPSVLWSYMEPESNHFLGRQQFTEKAKRLLASGNVHFALLFQVQALVWNNYINPASGIELLHILNKVIKDAKEKKVAAPVTTDAMKTLLQKIPYPCPGTDPNELNVVTLMASIMDKEFEARAENPKRDRIYGAKIPDHQIYIFKATVTPTRVLLSGPEPDSKNRVLRKYHENNDYFLRVLFCEEDGQDLNFHPKVDNEPIFARFRNVMDEGITIAGRKFDFLGFSHSSLRSHSAWFSAPFTDSNFERQTPAAILQALGDFSEIRVPAKCAARIGQAFSETPYAIPILETGINCRFIPDVKSEDGTRVFSDGVGTISRDALEEIWPYLSMRAAAPTCLQIRWGGCKGMLSLDTRLTGKVFCIRQESMMKFPSDDLRELGICDASSKPLRLVLNRQMIKILEDMGTSNDWFFRLQNNALDILRNVTADATNTSYFLDYQAIGVNMGLPKLVKQLHKMGIDYRRDKFLKSAVEHVVLRELRLLKHKARIPVDQGVTLFGVMDETGYLNAGEVFVTYDKTHGVYRGRRINSTLKDGRIIVTRSPALHPGDIQIVNQVTPPQGHPLRSLQNCIVFSQKGERDLPSMLSGGDLDGDLYNIIWDPEALPEKYYLPADYPRVTPKPLDRPVKPQDIADFFVNFMRTDILGMIATRHVVLADYYEEGTTHPYCISLAGMHSTAVDFSKTGIPVDVKDLPRNPPFRPDFLATAPPLKMYEKGQIDHLHDEDEDDNADDGMARYKAKYYESDKILGRLYRNVDEKKIWDEDIHRIIKTAGPSVWDQLLTVVESEVNKYKLDVDWTRRSNEAWKIRGLYESTVTDKMWHFSENPRAPLTEVEVFCGFILNKRGAQTRRQGDSSIKLKEEIDRIMTLIVKQIRDRGVGDGAETLSTATDADAAPSRWREDVVELCWACVAVACIRKESAPIVYHGTGELESFRIVAACCLLKELNNLARKMEISAGGGFVGVGRGSRGGRGRGGAGMILPIR
- the ATG27 gene encoding type II membrane protein — translated: MHRPDLLAFLLPLLAAPVFAGETLDCGKIRADGHTFDLSKLGGPHSVLTTRFKPSPPEHYNTTYTLDICKPLKKKGGKKDEECPNGTRVCGITHLLKPGEKEEKDEITSIIAIAGNLENVGGSRFDATPTRLKTSDSTSDKDKEGVRLVLTGGRDPLKKGDIKQVEQKAIIEFLCDPKKEGTEGEWVTSDQYEKRADDDKKEGDGDDDKDEGESMIEHQLKHDNASLIWNSFDLEEKAKVLRLTWYTKYACEKPEDNGGSGDDDTSSSHWGFFTWFIIIAFLGIAGYLIFSSWINFTRYGARGWDLLPHSDTIRDIPYLLKDWIRRVLNTVQGTGSRGGYSAV